The DNA window CTTCTGCCACCTACAGAAACAGTGGCACCTCCTACTGGTCATCATTGAGGGGCTTCCGGCCACCCTTCTATCGATCGAGGAGGGGGACCAGCGCCACCGTCGCCAGCGGGGCAAGGAGGGTGGCGGTGAGGAGGCCGCCGGTGACGGTCACGGCCATGCCGGTCCAGAACTCGCCTTCCTGCGGAAAGACCAAGAGCGGCAGCATGGCCACGCAGGTCGACAAGGTCGTCGTCCACATGGGGCGCAGGCGCTCGCGTAGGGCCAGTCGCACGAGCGCCCCAATCCGTTTGGGCACGGCGTGCGCGTAGGTCGAGCGGAGCGTCCGGTAGCGGTCCACCAGCAGGATGGAGTCGTTGGCCGCGATGCCCACCAGCAGCACCGCCCCGATGAACGCGCCCTCGGCAAAGGCCAGGTCGCCCGCCAGAAGAAAGGCCACGGCCACGCCCACCAGCGCCGTGGGCACGCTCAGGAGGACCACGCCCGGCAGGCGCCACGATTCGAACACCGCCGCGGTGGCCAGAAAGACGAGCACGATCGTCCCCAGGATCACCCATCCGAACGTGCGCTCGGTCTCCTCCGTGAAGAAGGACGATTGATCGCGCTCCAGCCGGTAGCCGGGCGGCGTCGAAAAGCCCTTCAGCGCCTCGTCGAGGAATGCATCGCCCATGCGGTGCGGGCCGCGGTAGTCCACCTCAATGTATCGCTTGTACTGCTGGTCCTCGCGCACGATGCGGCTGGGGACGGTCTCGACCTCGTACGACGCGGCGCTCTTGAGCTTCACCTGCGTGCTGCCGGCCAGGACGAGCGGCCGATCGGTGAACGTCTCCACGTCGAGCTGCGGCGCGCCGTCCACCACGATGCGGACGGGCAGTTGAGGCGCACCTTCGAGGTCGGCCCACAGCGACGGATGCCGGGTGGAGAGGACCGGTTGGAGCCGCCGGGCGATGCGCTGGGGCGTCACGCCGGTACGGGCCTGGGCGTCGGTCCCGAGCCGGAAGCGCAGCACCTCGCGCGGCTGCCGGTAGCCGTAGCGCCCCGCGTTGGTGTTGACCGCGGCCACGCGCCGGCTGGCCTGCTTCAACTCCCGCGCAAACCGCTCGCAGAGGGCCGAGAGGTCCTCGTAGTTTGGGCCGTAAGCCGTGACCGTGAAGCCGGAGATGTTGGTGCCGCTCCGGCTGTAGTAGCCTTGTGGCAGGAGGCCGCCCACGCTCACGTCGATCCCGGCCAGCAGCACCGCCTCCTGAATGAGCCGCTCCCGCAAAATATACGGCTCGGACGTCTCCAGCGCCGGTTTACGAAAGAGCACCCGGAGCCGCGCGCTCCGCTCGCTGATGCGGACCACTGTGCGACGGACGGACGACGAGGCCAGCGCCGTTTGCTCGAAGCGGCGGAGGAGGGAGTCGGCCCGCTGGATGGGGTTGCCGGGCGGAAAGCCGAGACGCACGTAGACCTCTGGGTCGGCCTGATAGTCCCACTGCTCGCCAAAATTGGTCTGCTGGATGAAGGGACGCACGACGCCGCCGAGCGCCGGGTCGATCCACTCCCGCGCCTCCTGCACGAGATCGCTGCCTACGGTCTGGTTGTAGAGAGGGGCCAGCCGCTGGACGGGCACGGACGCGTCGCCATTCGCAGACACGCCAATTGTGGCGGGCAGGAGCCAGGTCGGGACGCCGACGAGCAGCAGCACCGCGATCATCGTCGTCTTCGGGGCCCACGTGCCGAGGGCGTAAGGCCACTGTACGAGGCGCCGCATCCAGCGGGGCAGACGCACGCCGCGCACGGGGGGCGGCAGCCATCGGCCCAGCACGGGCACGAGGAGAGCCGCACTCACGAGCGACGCCGCCAGGGTGAGCGCCGTGAGGATGCCGAAGGGGAGGAAGAGGGTGCGCAGCTCCCCGCTCAGATAGACGAGCGGCAGCATCACCGCTATGGTCGTTATTGTCCCGCCCACGAGGGGCAGTGCCACCGCCCGGACGGCCGTGGCGGCGGTTGGCCCGAGGGGCACACCCGGCCTGCGCTCCCGCTCCAGGAGCAGCTGCTCGGTGACAATCACGCTGTTGTCCACCAGCAGACCAAAGACGAGTACCAGGCCCGCGAGCGTGATCAGGTTGAGCGTGAGGCCGAGTGGCTCCAGCAGAGCGAGGGCCACGGCCAGCGCCACGCTCACGGTGAAGAGCACGGCGCCGACGGCACGCACGCTCCGCAGCATGAGAAGGAGCACGAGCACGACGAGCAGCAGTCCGATCCCGCCCCGCCACCGCAGGTTGCGGAGCTGCCGGCGCACGTCCTCGCTCTTGTCGGTGGCGACCTCCAGCCGTGCGTCGGGGGGAAGCGTGTCTTCCATCCTGCCCATTCGGGCCCGGACCCGCTCGGCGACCTCCACCATGTGGCTGCCCGGCGCCCGGTCAAGCGTCAGGGTCACCACCGGATCGCCGTCGATGCGGGTGATGGAGCGTCGGGGGGCGGGCGTCCGCTCAATGGTGGCGACCTGGTGCAGCTCGACGGGCGGGCCGGTGCGTGTGGGACTGCTCACGACGAGAGTTCGCAGTTCTCCGACCTGATCGGTGGCGGGCGTGAGGAGCAGAGGCGCCCGGCCTTTTGCGCGCAGTCGGCCGTAGACGGCGTTCGTGGTGGCGTCGCGAAGCGCCCGCTGGGCGGCGGCCGCCTCGATGCCCTGGGCGGCCAGGCGGTCGGGGTCAAGCGTGACGAGCAATTCGCGCGTGGTGCCGCCCCGGACGCGGAGGTCCGAGACGCCCGGAAGGCTGCTCAGTCGGGGCGAAATGCGGTCGTCGGCCCACCGGCGGAGCGCAGACGGGGCCTGCGGGCCCACCAGCTGCAGCGTCATGAAGCCCTGCTCGTCGCGCAGCGCCTCGGGCACGCGCTTGGTGAGGCGCGGCGACACGCGGTCCGGCAGCGTCTCCTCCACGAGCCGCAGCCGCTCGCTGATGCGGGTCGTGTAGAGGCTCAGGTCCGTCCCCTCCGCCACCTGCGCAGTGACGGTGGTCTGCCCCTCCTGCGAGACACTCTCGACGCCCGCCGTGCCCTCCACGTTCTGCACCGCCCGTTCGAGGGGGGCGGTCACGTAGCGTTCGACGGCGCGGGGCGAGCTGCCGGGCCAGGAGGCCGAAACGCGCACCTCGGGCAGCTCTACCGTCGGCGCCCATTCGAGGGGCACTTGCGTGGCCATCCACCCCCCGCCCAAAAGCAGGGCGATGGCCCACGCCAGGACGGGCACGGGTCGCTCGATCCAGCGCTGGAGCCAGTTCATTCGCATGGGAGGAGTCGCGTGGTTGCTCTACGTGCATGCGGGGCCTTTGCTTTCCGAATCACGCATCACGTCTCGCGCTTCACGATTCAATCCGATATCGCACCACCGCCGGGGCCCCGAGGTTCGTTTGGGTCGTACCGTAGGCGTAATCGTCGGTCACGACCGTCAGGGTCACCGTCGACGGAAGCTGGGTTTTGTGGATCGTCTGTGTCTCCGGATTCAGCACCCACCACGGAACGGTTTCAGGGTCGGGGGCCTTTGTCGGACGTTTGATCCAGAGCCGCCCGTTCTCGGCCACGAGCAGTTGGGTGAAGGCCGGTTTGGTGTCCGGCAGGGCCGACGCGGCCATCGACCGCACCTTCTCGTCGAGGTCGCTCAGGGCCGAGTCGCGGGCGGCCTCCGTGACCGGCACCGGCTCGGTTGGGATGGAGGCGACCACTTCTGATTCCCCGTCGAGCGTATGGGTCTGAATGTGAAGGCTATCCGTCCAACCGGAATACAGGCGGCCGTTCGGGCCGGGCGCTACGATCGTTTCGCGGCTAAAGGGAACGACGTCCGTGGTGAACCCGCCGTTCTCCCCGAAGACGAACGCCATTCGTCTCGACCGGTCAAGGAAGAGAGTGTCGCCGGGCGTGCCGCTCGTATCGAGGGGACGGACGGCACTTGGCGCCGGTCGCGTTACGCCGTCTTCCGGAGACATGCTCGACCCGAAGGAGCCGGCAAGGCCGTTGGGCAACACGTACAGAAGGGCCATGAAGCCCTGACCAGGAGGAACCGTGAAGGTGCGGCTCCGCTCATAGGGCGCTTCCGGTGCATAGACGGTGATCCGGCGCCGTCGGAGGTCGAGCGCGTACAGCGAATCGCGAGCATCCACCCCGATGCGCGTGAGCATCTGAAACTCGCCGGGGCCTTCCCCCGGGCCGCCGAGCGTATCGAGCAGAGTGCCGTCCGGGCGGAGGACTTTGATGTTGCTGGCCGCCCGGTCGGCCACGACCATGCGGCCCTCGCTCGTCACGTCGAGGGTGGTAATGCTGCCGAAGTAAAAGTCCTCGGTCTCGCTCAGGCGCAGGTCTTCGGTGAGGCGAAGGGAGTCCTCCGCTACGGTCCACTCGCCGTAGCTCGACTCGTCAGAATCGCCGCAGCCACCGAGCAGGAGGCCAAGCATGCACAGGAACGAAAGAGCGAAGCGGTTGACGCTCATGGAGTTGAGACAAGCGGTTGCTCTTGAGGAGAAGTTATGCGTTCGTGTCGATGTGATACCGCACGAGGATCGGTGTGCCTCTCTCGGTCGTGGTCGTGCCGTAGACGTTTCCGTTCCGCACGACCTCCAGATTCACGTCCGCGGGCACCGTGATCTCGTGAATCGTTTTCGTGTCCGGGTCGAGGATCCACCACGGGAGGGTGTCCGGATTTGCCCCTTCGGCGGGGCGCTGGACCCACAGCCGCCCGTCGTCGGCGTAGATCGAATCGCCGCCGCTGATCTGAAGGCTTGATAGGCGTTGGAATTCCCCGGGTCCCTGTCCTTTCTGGCCCAGGGTTTCGATGAGTGACCCGTTAGGCGTCAGGACTTTCAGATGCTGGGCGTCGTTCGAGCCGCAGCCGACGAGAACGAGGCAAAGAGCGGCGACAATGCAGAAACGGGAGGCGGAGCGGAGCATAGCCCGGATGGGCGTTTTGAGTGAACCGATTCAAGAAAGAAGCGATTGGGGGGGTTGGGGCAGGATGCGTTACAGGCGTTGAGCAGGGGGCTCGGATCTGTTGAAGCTACTGCTTCCGGATGGTGACCTCGTACGTGCGAACCTGCGGAAACGGCTCGTCGGTCGTGGTGTAGAGCCGACCCTGCGGTCCAACCATCTGCGGCTCTCCGATCGGAGACGTTCGCCGGCCGTTCCACCGCAAAGATCCGAGGTACCGACCGTCCTTTTCGAACACGTCGAGAACGGTCGCCAGCGCGGGGTCCTCGGCGTTATCGTTGAGGGAGCGGCGGAGGTACGCGTCCGGGTCGTCCACGTTGGTCGCCCACGAGGCCGTCACCAGCAAATGGCCACTTGGCAGTTGGACCGGCGCGTGAAGCTGGCTATAGTTGTTCCTCATGGTCCGTCCGTTGTCCGTCTTGGCCTCGGCCGGTTCCATGGGAAACGGCGTGTCGCGCGTGATGCGACGGGTCAGCGTGTCCTCGGGCGAGTACCAGCTGAGCGTGTACTCGGCCACCCCGCTCGCAACGACGCGGTCGCCGATCGTCGTGACGGCGGACTTGGTTCCCACCGGAAGGTCCAGGCTCAGCTCCAGCGGAAAGCTGTGAGCGAGGCGGCCAGTCGTCGGGTCGATCACCCGGGTGAGCTGCGCCTTTTTGGGTGGGAAGGGCTCGGCGCCCACCAGGCGATCCCCGACACGTCCGGCGAGCTGGAAGAACCGGACCTCCGAGTCGTCGAAGGTATGCCTCTTTACGAATGTCCCGCCCGTCGTCCACACGTCGAGGATTCGCCCGCTTTTGTTTGCGATGTACAGGCGGGGGCCGGAGCCCTTCACCAGGGCCGTCGGCCGCTTGAACTCGCCCGGTCCCTCCCCCGACTGGGCGACCGACCACAGCACGCTCCCGTCCGGTTTGAAGGCGACGAGGCGCGGGGCGTCCGCGTCCAGTACGTACACCGTGCCGTCGGGGCCGACGGCCACGTCCGCAATGCGCCCGAACAGGGTCTCTTCGGGGCCATTTTTCGTGCCGTACGTTTGCATGTGCGTGAACTGAATCGGGGACGAAGCGGTGTCGGGCCACACGTTCGTGCCTTTGTTGATGGCGTAGGTCACGCCGTCTCGTTCCTCGACGGTAAACGACGGGCTGTCCGTGTCTCCGCATCCGACGAGGAGGAGCAAGCCCCCGAGAAAAGACCAGAACCAGTGATTGGTCATGACTGCTATGTTCTGATGAGAAGGAGATTGCTGAAATCGAGAATCAATGAGAAGCACGGTAGAAACGCTCAGTCCTTCGCTTCCATTCGGTATCGAACCACTGCCGGGGCGCCCATCTCCGTCGTGGTTTTTCCATAGGCCTTCCCGTCCTGCACCACCGCAAGCGCCACGTCGCGCGGGAGCCGCACCTGATGGATCGTTTGCGTCTCGGGATCCAGGATCCACCACGGAACGGTGTCGGAGGTCGCGTCCTCCGCTGGGCGCCGGACCCAGAGCCGCCCGTCATTCGCAACGACCAGATCGGTAAAGGCGGGCTTCGTCTGGGGGAAGGCGTCCGTAAACTGCTGCCGGATGTCGGTCCGCTCGATGGGGGACAAGGCGGAGTCCCGGTCGGCATCCGTAACGGGCACCGGGGCTGTCGGAACGTGTGCGATGACCTCCGTGGTGCCATCGAGCGCCGTGGCCTGGATCTGGAGGCTGTCGGTCCAGCCGTGGTAGAAGCGGTCATCGGGTCCGACTGCAACCTGCGTCGATCGGTCAAATGGAAGGGATTCAATCCCCACGCCCTGTCCTTCAAACGAGATGGAGATGTGCTTTCGTCGCTCCTGCAGAAGCGTGTCGCCCAGGACGCCCGTCTCGCTCAGGAGGCGCCACGTGGCGGGCGCGGGCTGCCGGTAGCCCTCCTCCCGGGCGTAGTACGGCCGAAATTGAGTCGCGAGCGTGTCGCCCAGCACCCGGACCGTCTGGAGAGAGCCCCAGGCGTCGGTGCCCCTCGGGCCTTGTTCTCTGGTGATTGTCATCGAGCGGGCCAACGCGGGCGCCGGGGGCGGGGTGAACACGGTGAGTCGATCCGGTTCGGCATCGAACACGTATACCGAGTCGCCCCGAGCAACCTCGACTGTCGCGGGAAACTGGAACTCGCCCGGTGCCTGGCCTTCACGGCCGAGCGTGTCGAGCAGGGTGCCGTCGGGGCGGAGCACCTTGAGGTGGGTGGCCTCTCCGTCGAGAACGACCATGCGACCCGCGCTCGTCACGTCCAGGTCTCGGATGGAGCCGAAGAAGTAGTTTTCCGTCTCGCTCACCTGGAGGGTCTTGCGGAGGGGGAGAGGATCGGTGCGCAGAGTCCAGTCCCCCAGTCTTGGTGCCTCCCTGGCGTCTTCGCATCCAACCAGGAGAAGTCCAAAGAGAAGAAGATACAGTCTGAAACCGCTCGTCGCTTCGAACGCGGGCATACGGAAAGACAGTGGTTTGTAGTTGGGGAGAAATGATTTATGTGTCTGTGTCAATCGTGTACCGGACGAGTACCGGTGCCCCCGCCTCCGTCGTGCCACGGCCGTAGGCATGCCCGTCTCGGACGGTCAGGATCCGCACGCTCGAGGGCAGCGTGTCGGTCACCACTCGCTTCTCGTCGGGTGCGGCCACCCACCACGCCGTGCTGTCAGGAGTCGCCGTGGGGCGTCCGAACCAGTAGCGGCCCTCGTCGTCCACGAGGAACTGATTGAAGGCCGGTTTCGAGGCGGGGATCGCGTTTTGGATCTCTTCTCGGCCGCGGGTACGGTCGCTGAGCGCAGCGGCAATCTCGCCGTCGGTGACGGGGGGCACCGACGCGAAGGGCACGCGGATCGTCCGTTCGGGGCGACCGGTCGGGCCGTAGGCGGTGACCATTAGGCTGTCTCCATAGGCATAATGCAGCCGTCCCTTTGGGCCGAGGGCAAAGTGGGGAGTTGGTGTGAACGGGACGTAGAGGAACAACTTTCTGCCGTCCCCGAGGTCCTTCGAGGTCATGCGATAGGGCGGCGTGGTGATGTGCGTGGGTCCGATCGTTCCGCCCAAACTGACGGGCCGCACGGCCATCTGGGCATCCTCCTGAACCACGGCCCGAGCCCCCGGCGAATACACGAAGAGAAACGCGCGGTCGGGGCTCGATCCTGTCCCGTCCGGAATCATCATCTTGATCGGTCTGCCCCGGTCGGTTCGGGCCAGAAACGTCCGCTCGAACGTGAGTTCAGGTGTGAAGACGTGCACGCGGCCGTCGGCACCGTCCAGCACGTAGAGCGAGTCGCCCCGAGCCAGTCCGAGTTTCAGCGGGTGCCGAAACTCACCGGGGCCCTCCCCTTGCGTGCCCACAGTGTCCTGTAGCACACCGTTGGGCGAAAGCACCTTGACGTGGCGGGCTTCAACGTCGGCAACGTAGATCCGCCCGTCATCTGCGACGGCCACGTCGGCCATGCGGCCGAAATAGAAGTCCTCCCCCTCGCTGACGTGCAGGTTCTCCTGAAGCTGAAGGGCGCCCTCTTGAGTTGTCCACTCATCCGTTTCAGTTTCTGAATCATCGGAGCCGCACCCGAGCAGACCGAGGATTGCCAGTACGGCCAAGCACGAACGAAAACGCGAGCGGACGTAAGGGGAGAAGGACATGAACACTGAGCGAGAGGAAGGGGCAGAGGGGCAAGACGGGTCCGGGGTTCCTAAACCTATTCATTCTGTATTGTTCATTGCAAGTTAAGGGAGGGGGCCGATAGTCTGGTCACCGCGCATCCCCGGGAGGATGATAGGTGTGAACGGATGTGTCGCGGACAGCCACAACGTTGCCTGTCTCGTTCCCCGTTGGATTCCTCTGAGTTGGAGTCCGGACGTGTGGCGGTAGACGATCGCCTTCCCGCGTAGCAGGCCGTGAGCGTGACGAAAAGAGGGGAGACCGTATTCCGCTTCCTCTCACTCGGTTAAAGAGTAGACTTGTGTTCGAGCATTTGATACAGCACCGGCACCACGAGAAGCGTGAGTACCGTCGCGCTGAGGAGGCCGCCCACGATGGTGAGAGGTGCACGAATTTCGGCGCTGGCCCCTATCCACAGGGGCCCAGGACGGTTTTGATCGTCGTTATAAGGATGGGACAGCGGGCCGGTCTCGCGACACACTTGATCCTGGGGAAGAGTATGTCCTACTCACGGTTTTGGATGACGGGACGTTTTTTACATCGATGCCGACTTTCAGCAAGCAACTGCTTGAAACGGGCGGTACTGGCTACTACTCTGCCCGCTTGAGGACCTGATTACGATTGTAGAGTTTAACGAGTTCAATCCCATTTTTACCTCGATCTCTCACGGCAATGTATTTTGCACCGAAGGCCGAAATACGGAGTCCAGGGGGAAATGAGACTGTGCGAGGGGGATGCTTACTACAGAGATGCGTCCAGATTTGGCCTTTCTTTCTGTCAGCTCGGAGTACCCAGATTCCTTGCTTAGCATCGGACAAGATTTCAAGCGCTGGTGGATATCTATCCGGAAAGTCTACAGTTTCCAGAGCTTCTTTCCGGGTTTTTTGAAATGGGTCCTCTTGACCGAAAGCCACAGTGTGGGGATCCAATTGTCGGTAAATCCAGGCTCGGCCGTCTTCTTCTCTTACCCTATAAGTGCGTTTTGGAATCTTCCATGTTTGAAGGAGGTTCCCATGGAGGTCAATGATGCTTATCTCTCTACTTCCTTCTTCCACTCGTGCAATTCGTCGATTTTCGAGAAGTGTCCACACAGTTCTTGATTGGAACGGAGCAGGGAGAGTGAGATTCGGTCCTGCCGGTGGTTCTATCCTTACTGAAGGACCCGACTGAAAAGAAAATAGTCTTTCTGTCGATTCTGATGACGAGACCATCGTAAGAGTCACCCTTGATCCACGAAACTGTTCGGTCTGCGCAATAACTACCTCTGAGTTCACCTCGATACCTGTAAGAAGACCGGTTCGGAGAGTTGCTTCTGCCTTGAGAGTGCCAGATGGAGAAAACCAAAGAATTCGATTGGGGTGCATGTTGGCGACAACTATTCTATTTTGACTCGCTCCCAAACTCCGTGGATTCGTTAGTTCACTCGGGCCTCGTCCCTTTTTGCCCCATGATTTAGAGAAATCACCATCCTCGAAGATATGAACTACAGGTTCTGGTTGTGTGAGGATATAGACAGTAGATGAATCAATATCTACATCTTCTATTCTGTATAGAATATGGTCATTCCCATACGTGTATGCAGGTTCGGGAAAGTTTTCAGTATTATAAGGGTTGCTTCCATTAACATAATAAGCTCCACCTATAAATAAGTTAAAAATAATATAAATAAAAATTAAGTAAAATATATATATGAATAATCTCTTACACATAAATATTTAAAATTATTTGTTAATTTTGTTGTTTATTATCTCCAGCATTTCCTCTTTAGATGTCTTGACTTTAACTTTTTGTCTATTTATTAAAATAGCTGGGATAGACTTTATTCCTAAACTACTAATTAATTTAAGTGTATTCTGGTTAATTTGTTCTACTTTGCCATTATTATTTTGTACACAAGATTGAAGAGATCCACGTCCATTTCGAAATTTTTGTTGTAGGTCGTTAAGTTCATTGTATAGTAAATCATTTCTTTTTAAGGGTAATTTGTTTTTAAAAACTGAGACACGAAAATATTTAGCTTGATGAAAGCTGCTCCTTTTGAGGCAATAGCTAAATGTAGCTGCTAATAAACCACCCTCATGACCAGGAAGAATTGCATCTAAACTATAGTAATCTATTTTATCATTTTTTATTTTTTTGTTTATGGTAGGCCATATCCATCTATGAATAGTCCTACAACCGTCGCATTCGTAATCTGTTAATAAAAGTATTTCATCCTTTGATCTAGTATCACCATATTTGTATGCTAGAGGGTTATTTTTAAGTCTATTATACAGTCCTATATTTAACTTGTCAATATTTTCGTTACTAAAACTATAACTGTATATTGCAAAAATAAGTATGGGTAGTATTAATCCAAAAATAAAATATTTATTTAGAATATATTTCATAAACTTATGATGTAGTGTGTATTACAAAAACCACCCCCGATTCAATGTCGGGGGTGGTGTATGTGGTCGGTATAAAGTTACGTCTATACTTTCTCGCAGTCGACTATCGTGCCATCATCTTCAACGGTGCAACAGATATTGCCGTCACACTGCAATTCGGGATTGGCCTGAACGTCGTCCGGGAAGATTGCTGCCCCTGAAAGCATAGCGACACTCAATAGAGCTCCGAGGGTAAACCGTTTTGCCTTAGAGGTTAAGGTTTTCATCTTACTGATGGTTTGATTTGGCTTCTAGCGAGTGGAGTGCTTAATATTGAGGTGAGTTTCATGATATTCATCTCATACAGGTTCTCATTTATAATTTAATTTGTCTTCTCGCGCACGGTTGAAGGGGCAGTACCTACGCGCCGTTTAAATGTAGTGCTAAACCCGCTCGGTGTATTATAGCCTATCGAGAGAGCGATTTTGGTGATGGATAGGTCTTCGTTGTGAAGAAGCCGCTTGGCGATCGCGAGCCGGTGGTTAATTATGAACTCTTTAATCCCATAACCAACAAAATGTCTAAAGCGACTTTGAGTACCTGAGCCACTACAGGTTTTACACTGCTCAATCACTGTTTTAACATCAAGATTCATATCGAAGAGCTGATTACGGACAATGATGTATGCTTCCTGTACATCTGGGGGCCAGTCCGGACTGGGTTCATTAACCTCCTCCTTTAGGTAGTCCTCTTTTTGTTGCTCGATAATCTCATAGGGTGTTTTGGATGATTGAGGGCTCGACATGGCGTTAGTAATCGGTCTAATGAGATGAGTTTGTAGTGGGCACTACCCCACCTGTGCCACCAACTGATACAGCACCGGCACCACGAGCAGCGTGAGTACCGTCGCGCTGAGGAGCCCGCCCACGACCGCAATCGCAAGGGGCGCCCGGATCTCGGCTCCGGCTCCCAGCCCCAGCGCGAGGGGCAGGAGGCCCAGGACCGTCGTTATCGTCGTCATGAGGATGGGGCGAAAGCGGGCCCGGCCCGCCGCCTCGACCGCCTCACGGAAGGGCATGCCGCGCTCGCGTCGTTGATTGATGAAGTCGACCTTGATGATGGCGTCGTTGACGACAATCCCGACCAGCACCACGCAGCCGGTGAGGCTCATCAGGTTGATCGTCTGCCCCGTCAGCCAGAGTACCAGCGCCACGCCCGCGGCGGCAAGGGGCACCGCCGCCAAGATCACGAACGGCTGCCGTAGGCGCTCAAATTGGGCGGTAAGGATGAGGTAGACCAGGAGCAGGCTCAGGAGCAGGCTCCAGCCCACCGCCCGGAGGCTTTCGCGAAAGGCCCGGTTCGCGCCGCCCACCGATCCCCGCACGCCGGTCGGCAGTGCCGCGTCCAGTTCCGATTGCACGGCAGTCACAGCCTCAGAGAGTCCTTCTCCCTCCGACACGTCGGCCACGAGGCGGACGACCGGCGCCTGTTCCGCCCGCAGGAGCGCCGCGGGGAGGTCGGTCCGCTCGGCAATAGCGAAGCGGCGGAGGGGAAGGCGGCCGTTCGGCGTCGCGATGGTGCGCTCCAGGAGGGCCTCGATCGAGCCGACCGCATGGCCCCGCACGACAATCGGCACTTCCTTGCTCACCTGCCGCAGCGAAGTGGCTCGCCGTCCCCGTGCCGCCGACTCCAGCGCCCGGCCCACGTCCTCGGGCGTCACGCCGTAGCGGGCCATCACCTGCCGCCGCAGCCGGAGCTGATAGGCCGGCACCTCAGCCGCCTCGGCCC is part of the Salinibacter sp. 10B genome and encodes:
- a CDS encoding 6-bladed beta-propeller, which codes for MSVNRFALSFLCMLGLLLGGCGDSDESSYGEWTVAEDSLRLTEDLRLSETEDFYFGSITTLDVTSEGRMVVADRAASNIKVLRPDGTLLDTLGGPGEGPGEFQMLTRIGVDARDSLYALDLRRRRITVYAPEAPYERSRTFTVPPGQGFMALLYVLPNGLAGSFGSSMSPEDGVTRPAPSAVRPLDTSGTPGDTLFLDRSRRMAFVFGENGGFTTDVVPFSRETIVAPGPNGRLYSGWTDSLHIQTHTLDGESEVVASIPTEPVPVTEAARDSALSDLDEKVRSMAASALPDTKPAFTQLLVAENGRLWIKRPTKAPDPETVPWWVLNPETQTIHKTQLPSTVTLTVVTDDYAYGTTQTNLGAPAVVRYRIES
- a CDS encoding thioredoxin domain-containing protein, with product MKYILNKYFIFGLILPILIFAIYSYSFSNENIDKLNIGLYNRLKNNPLAYKYGDTRSKDEILLLTDYECDGCRTIHRWIWPTINKKIKNDKIDYYSLDAILPGHEGGLLAATFSYCLKRSSFHQAKYFRVSVFKNKLPLKRNDLLYNELNDLQQKFRNGRGSLQSCVQNNNGKVEQINQNTLKLISSLGIKSIPAILINRQKVKVKTSKEEMLEIINNKINK
- a CDS encoding PQQ-binding-like beta-propeller repeat protein; the protein is MTNHWFWSFLGGLLLLVGCGDTDSPSFTVEERDGVTYAINKGTNVWPDTASSPIQFTHMQTYGTKNGPEETLFGRIADVAVGPDGTVYVLDADAPRLVAFKPDGSVLWSVAQSGEGPGEFKRPTALVKGSGPRLYIANKSGRILDVWTTGGTFVKRHTFDDSEVRFFQLAGRVGDRLVGAEPFPPKKAQLTRVIDPTTGRLAHSFPLELSLDLPVGTKSAVTTIGDRVVASGVAEYTLSWYSPEDTLTRRITRDTPFPMEPAEAKTDNGRTMRNNYSQLHAPVQLPSGHLLVTASWATNVDDPDAYLRRSLNDNAEDPALATVLDVFEKDGRYLGSLRWNGRRTSPIGEPQMVGPQGRLYTTTDEPFPQVRTYEVTIRKQ
- a CDS encoding efflux RND transporter permease subunit, with product MNWLQRWIERPVPVLAWAIALLLGGGWMATQVPLEWAPTVELPEVRVSASWPGSSPRAVERYVTAPLERAVQNVEGTAGVESVSQEGQTTVTAQVAEGTDLSLYTTRISERLRLVEETLPDRVSPRLTKRVPEALRDEQGFMTLQLVGPQAPSALRRWADDRISPRLSSLPGVSDLRVRGGTTRELLVTLDPDRLAAQGIEAAAAQRALRDATTNAVYGRLRAKGRAPLLLTPATDQVGELRTLVVSSPTRTGPPVELHQVATIERTPAPRRSITRIDGDPVVTLTLDRAPGSHMVEVAERVRARMGRMEDTLPPDARLEVATDKSEDVRRQLRNLRWRGGIGLLLVVLVLLLMLRSVRAVGAVLFTVSVALAVALALLEPLGLTLNLITLAGLVLVFGLLVDNSVIVTEQLLLERERRPGVPLGPTAATAVRAVALPLVGGTITTIAVMLPLVYLSGELRTLFLPFGILTALTLAASLVSAALLVPVLGRWLPPPVRGVRLPRWMRRLVQWPYALGTWAPKTTMIAVLLLVGVPTWLLPATIGVSANGDASVPVQRLAPLYNQTVGSDLVQEAREWIDPALGGVVRPFIQQTNFGEQWDYQADPEVYVRLGFPPGNPIQRADSLLRRFEQTALASSSVRRTVVRISERSARLRVLFRKPALETSEPYILRERLIQEAVLLAGIDVSVGGLLPQGYYSRSGTNISGFTVTAYGPNYEDLSALCERFARELKQASRRVAAVNTNAGRYGYRQPREVLRFRLGTDAQARTGVTPQRIARRLQPVLSTRHPSLWADLEGAPQLPVRIVVDGAPQLDVETFTDRPLVLAGSTQVKLKSAASYEVETVPSRIVREDQQYKRYIEVDYRGPHRMGDAFLDEALKGFSTPPGYRLERDQSSFFTEETERTFGWVILGTIVLVFLATAAVFESWRLPGVVLLSVPTALVGVAVAFLLAGDLAFAEGAFIGAVLLVGIAANDSILLVDRYRTLRSTYAHAVPKRIGALVRLALRERLRPMWTTTLSTCVAMLPLLVFPQEGEFWTGMAVTVTGGLLTATLLAPLATVALVPLLDR
- a CDS encoding AraC family transcriptional regulator, whose protein sequence is MSSPQSSKTPYEIIEQQKEDYLKEEVNEPSPDWPPDVQEAYIIVRNQLFDMNLDVKTVIEQCKTCSGSGTQSRFRHFVGYGIKEFIINHRLAIAKRLLHNEDLSITKIALSIGYNTPSGFSTTFKRRVGTAPSTVREKTN